In Zobellia roscoffensis, the following are encoded in one genomic region:
- a CDS encoding VOC family protein: MNQAIAQVTLVVKNYDDAIDFYTNKLGFSLVDNIELGDNKRWVTVSPLNLNGLSLLLAEATNDEQRKAIGNQTGGRVFLFLHTDDFWRDYKTMKDNGVEFNENPREEPYGTVVVFKDLYGNLWDLIEKK, encoded by the coding sequence ATGAATCAGGCTATAGCACAGGTTACCTTAGTCGTCAAAAACTATGATGACGCAATAGACTTCTACACTAATAAATTAGGTTTTTCTCTAGTTGACAATATTGAGCTTGGTGATAATAAACGATGGGTGACGGTTTCACCGCTTAATCTTAACGGGCTTTCGCTTTTATTAGCTGAAGCCACAAACGACGAACAGCGCAAGGCAATTGGTAACCAGACCGGAGGACGCGTATTTCTGTTCCTGCATACAGATGATTTTTGGCGTGATTATAAAACAATGAAGGACAATGGTGTTGAGTTTAATGAAAATCCTCGCGAAGAACCGTATGGTACAGTAGTCGTTTTTAAAGATTTATACGGTAATCTTTGGGATTTGATTGAAAAGAAATAA
- a CDS encoding NAD(P)/FAD-dependent oxidoreductase: MSKKIIIIGGGIVGLSSAYFLSKEGHEVTVIDKSDMSTGASFVNAGYITPSHIIPLASPGMIAKGIKMMFNSASPFYMKPRWDTDFFKWSWYFHKSSTKEKVTKAIPVIKDINTLSLELFEGIKTSGDLGDFQLERKGLLMLYKTVEAYRHEKDVASKAAFLGLEVNELDKKQLARLEPEVAIDAKGAIHYECDAHSTPTQFMPKMISYLKNVGVDIRTNEEVLDLKLKGRHIQEVFTSKSNYKTDEVVLAAGSWSGEIAKKLHLNVPLQGGKGYSINVARPTGVTIPAILMESKMAVTPMEGFTRFAGTMEFSGNNDFIRKERVIAIANGAKKYYPNIDINENEMANVKTGLRPVSPDGLPYIGRSSKCANLTFATGHAMMGWSLGPATGKLVSEVVDGRNISMNIEPFSPDRRFK, encoded by the coding sequence TTGAGCAAGAAAATTATAATAATAGGAGGGGGAATCGTTGGCCTGAGTTCTGCTTACTTCCTCAGTAAAGAGGGACATGAGGTTACGGTTATTGATAAGTCCGATATGAGTACGGGTGCTTCATTCGTAAATGCGGGATATATCACGCCAAGTCATATAATTCCGTTGGCTTCGCCAGGAATGATTGCCAAAGGAATCAAAATGATGTTCAATTCAGCTAGCCCTTTTTATATGAAACCTAGATGGGACACTGATTTTTTTAAATGGTCTTGGTATTTTCACAAGTCTTCAACAAAAGAAAAAGTAACTAAGGCAATACCGGTCATCAAAGATATAAATACGTTAAGTCTTGAACTTTTTGAAGGCATAAAGACTTCCGGTGATTTAGGAGATTTTCAATTGGAGCGAAAGGGACTATTAATGCTTTACAAGACGGTGGAGGCTTATCGCCATGAGAAAGATGTAGCCAGTAAAGCTGCTTTTCTTGGTCTTGAAGTAAACGAATTGGATAAAAAGCAATTGGCCAGACTTGAACCAGAAGTAGCTATTGATGCAAAAGGGGCTATTCATTATGAGTGTGATGCGCATTCCACGCCCACCCAATTTATGCCAAAAATGATATCCTATCTAAAAAACGTTGGCGTGGATATACGAACCAACGAAGAGGTTTTGGATCTAAAGTTAAAAGGGAGGCACATTCAGGAGGTTTTCACTTCAAAATCTAATTATAAGACAGATGAAGTTGTCCTAGCGGCAGGTTCATGGAGTGGGGAAATAGCAAAAAAACTTCATCTTAATGTACCGTTACAAGGAGGAAAAGGATACAGTATTAATGTGGCGCGACCCACAGGGGTAACCATCCCGGCCATACTTATGGAGTCTAAAATGGCCGTAACACCAATGGAAGGTTTTACTCGTTTTGCCGGTACAATGGAATTTTCGGGAAACAACGATTTTATCCGCAAAGAAAGAGTGATTGCCATTGCCAATGGAGCAAAGAAGTATTATCCCAATATAGATATAAATGAAAATGAGATGGCCAATGTAAAAACGGGGTTGCGTCCCGTATCACCAGATGGCTTGCCTTACATTGGCAGGTCTTCCAAATGTGCAAACTTAACTTTTGCTACAGGGCATGCCATGATGGGGTGGAGTTTGGGGCCTGCTACAGGAAAGTTGGTATCTGAAGTGGTAGATGGTAGAAATATATCTATGAATATTGAACCTTTTTCCCCGGATAGAAGGTTTAAATAA
- a CDS encoding dihydrodipicolinate synthase family protein → MKFEWKGVMPAVTTKFNPDDTLDLKMFKTNIEAQIEAGVHGIVLGGSLGEASTLTAEEKIILIKETITIVDGKIPVIMTIAEQATKVALQAVKDAEESGADGLMILPPMRYKSTDIETVEYFKEIAGSTELPIMIYNNPIDYKIEVTVGMFKELMQLKNITAVKESTRDIINIGRLRNKFGSDLSILTGVDPLALESLLIGADGWVAGLVCAFPAETVAIYELAKAGYTKEATEIYRWFLPLLELDISPQLVQNIKLAEVATGIGTETVRKPRLPLQGDERERVLKVIEKGLKSRPQLPDYKNLTIVNKQLV, encoded by the coding sequence ATGAAATTTGAATGGAAAGGCGTTATGCCAGCGGTAACCACAAAATTTAATCCGGACGATACACTGGATTTGAAAATGTTCAAAACCAATATAGAAGCTCAAATAGAAGCAGGGGTTCACGGTATTGTTTTGGGAGGTTCTCTAGGCGAGGCGAGTACGTTAACGGCAGAGGAAAAAATCATTTTGATTAAAGAAACCATTACAATCGTTGACGGCAAGATTCCTGTAATTATGACCATTGCTGAACAGGCTACAAAAGTGGCGCTTCAAGCGGTAAAAGATGCAGAAGAGAGTGGTGCGGACGGATTAATGATTCTTCCACCAATGCGCTACAAATCTACCGATATAGAGACTGTTGAATATTTTAAGGAAATAGCGGGGAGTACAGAACTTCCTATTATGATTTACAATAACCCCATAGATTATAAAATAGAGGTTACCGTTGGTATGTTCAAAGAATTAATGCAGTTAAAAAATATAACTGCCGTAAAAGAGTCAACTAGAGATATAATTAATATTGGACGTTTACGAAATAAATTTGGCTCGGACCTTAGTATTTTAACGGGTGTAGACCCTTTGGCTTTAGAAAGTCTTCTTATTGGAGCTGATGGTTGGGTAGCGGGTCTAGTTTGCGCTTTTCCTGCAGAAACTGTTGCTATTTATGAATTGGCTAAAGCGGGTTATACCAAGGAAGCTACTGAAATTTACCGTTGGTTTCTGCCTTTATTGGAGCTGGATATAAGTCCACAGTTGGTACAGAATATTAAATTAGCAGAGGTAGCTACAGGTATAGGCACGGAAACTGTAAGAAAACCAAGACTTCCATTACAGGGAGATGAACGAGAAAGAGTTTTAAAAGTAATTGAAAAGGGTTTGAAAAGCAGACCCCAATTGCCTGATTATAAAAACTTAACTATTGTAAATAAACAATTGGTTTAG
- a CDS encoding aldehyde dehydrogenase (NADP(+)): MITGKNYIGNELSSSGMETYKTFDPKLNLETEWTFHEATKEEIDGAVSKASEAFQSYKTFSGEKKAEFLEAIAEEIEALGDEVIQVYCKESGLPEGRAIGERGRTMGQLRAFAQLLKEGSWVEATIDTAQPDRKPLPKIDLRKMLLPIGPIAVFGSSNFPFAFSTAGGDTASALASGCPVIVKSHPMHAATGELISSAVIKAAERTNMPDGVFSNLNSSGIEVGQQLVLHPKIKGVGFTGSIKGGTALYKLANERKEPIPVFAEMGSINPVLALPSALREKGLDWAKQYAGSVMLGAGQFCTNPGLILGIKSTSLDVFINALGEEIDKLEPTCMLHPNIHSNYEKGKKEMSSQGGTDVVAEYEKSVAPNYAQQKVLTVNGTNFLKNPKLHQEVFGPFSVVVRCADAKELTEILNRLEGQLTGTVLGNADELKLYRTAVNALQGRVGRIIFNGVPTGVEVCPSMQHGGPFPASTDSRFTSVGVSAVKRWVRPVSFQNWPQEALPEALQNENPLSIMRIVDSEHTSKKIE, translated from the coding sequence ATGATTACAGGAAAAAATTATATAGGAAATGAACTTTCGTCAAGTGGAATGGAAACATATAAAACCTTTGATCCAAAATTAAACTTGGAGACCGAATGGACTTTTCATGAAGCCACAAAAGAAGAAATAGATGGTGCTGTTAGTAAGGCGAGTGAAGCTTTCCAAAGCTACAAAACATTTTCAGGCGAAAAAAAAGCTGAATTTTTAGAAGCAATTGCCGAAGAAATAGAGGCTTTAGGCGATGAAGTTATACAGGTCTATTGCAAGGAATCCGGCTTACCGGAGGGCAGAGCAATTGGTGAACGTGGCCGTACTATGGGGCAGCTAAGGGCGTTTGCTCAATTGTTAAAGGAAGGTTCTTGGGTTGAAGCTACAATTGATACCGCTCAACCGGATAGGAAACCTTTACCCAAAATTGATTTACGTAAAATGTTACTTCCTATTGGCCCTATTGCGGTTTTTGGTTCTAGTAACTTTCCATTTGCATTCTCTACCGCCGGTGGTGATACGGCCAGTGCATTGGCATCAGGTTGTCCGGTAATTGTAAAAAGTCACCCTATGCACGCTGCTACTGGGGAACTCATTTCTTCAGCGGTAATTAAAGCGGCAGAACGTACAAATATGCCAGATGGTGTTTTTTCAAATTTAAACAGCAGTGGTATTGAAGTAGGTCAGCAATTGGTACTGCACCCAAAAATTAAAGGTGTTGGTTTTACGGGTAGTATTAAAGGAGGAACGGCACTTTATAAATTGGCAAATGAACGTAAGGAACCTATTCCTGTTTTTGCGGAAATGGGAAGTATTAACCCTGTTCTTGCTCTGCCTTCCGCTTTGCGAGAAAAAGGACTAGATTGGGCCAAACAATATGCGGGTTCAGTTATGTTGGGTGCGGGTCAGTTTTGTACCAATCCAGGGTTGATATTGGGGATAAAGAGCACTTCGCTAGATGTGTTTATTAATGCCTTAGGCGAGGAAATAGATAAATTGGAGCCTACATGTATGCTACACCCTAATATTCATAGCAATTATGAAAAAGGGAAGAAAGAGATGTCTTCCCAAGGCGGTACGGATGTGGTTGCGGAATATGAGAAGTCTGTTGCCCCAAATTATGCACAGCAGAAGGTTTTGACAGTAAATGGAACCAATTTTTTGAAAAACCCCAAATTACATCAAGAAGTGTTCGGTCCTTTTTCTGTTGTGGTAAGATGTGCCGATGCAAAGGAATTGACGGAAATCCTAAATCGCTTAGAGGGGCAATTAACGGGAACTGTGCTCGGTAATGCAGACGAATTAAAATTGTACCGTACGGCAGTAAACGCTTTGCAAGGTAGAGTAGGACGTATAATTTTTAACGGAGTGCCTACAGGGGTAGAGGTCTGCCCTTCTATGCAACACGGTGGGCCGTTTCCGGCCAGCACGGATAGTCGGTTTACTTCGGTTGGAGTTTCTGCGGTTAAGCGCTGGGTGCGACCGGTTTCTTTCCAGAACTGGCCTCAGGAAGCATTACCGGAGGCGTTACAAAATGAGAATCCACTTTCTATAATGCGAATTGTAGACAGCGAGCATACAAGTAAAAAAATAGAATAA
- a CDS encoding aldose epimerase family protein gives MKIIKLLIACSLASTISISCNQKKKEKMTESVLETPRAKYEQNINAADFTRTIEGDSVKFYVLTNANGMEVTFTNYGQRLVSLYVPDRDGKFDDVVLGFDNLEDYRAKKNFFGAVIGRYGNRIAKGKFTLDNKTYDLAINNNENHLHGGLVGFESVVWKVDDHTDNSISFSRVSPDMEEGYPGNLDVKVSYILTDDNALQINYEARTDKPTYVNLTNHSFFNLKGEGEGTVNDHIVILNADKFTPVDSGLIPTGELMNVAGTPFDFRTPKAIGKDIEVDFDQLKLGNGYDHNFVLNEVPKNREGLTFAAKVVEPNSGRTLEVYTSEPGVQFYGGNFLNGSDLGKSGKPYVRRGSFCLETQHFPDSPNHPEFPSTRLEPGETYISYCTYKFGVTEN, from the coding sequence AACTACTAATCGCTTGTAGCCTTGCCAGTACTATAAGCATTTCTTGTAATCAAAAGAAAAAAGAAAAAATGACCGAATCCGTTTTAGAAACACCAAGAGCTAAATATGAGCAAAATATTAACGCAGCAGATTTTACTAGAACTATTGAAGGAGATTCTGTAAAGTTCTACGTTCTAACTAATGCCAATGGTATGGAGGTTACTTTTACAAATTACGGTCAGCGTTTAGTCTCCTTATATGTGCCGGATAGAGATGGTAAGTTTGATGATGTGGTTTTGGGTTTTGATAATTTGGAGGATTATAGAGCAAAAAAGAACTTTTTTGGCGCAGTAATAGGTAGATACGGAAATCGTATAGCAAAAGGAAAATTTACTTTAGATAATAAAACCTATGATTTAGCTATTAATAATAATGAAAACCACCTTCATGGAGGTTTGGTTGGTTTTGAGAGCGTAGTTTGGAAGGTTGATGACCATACGGATAACAGTATTAGTTTTAGCCGTGTTTCACCAGATATGGAAGAAGGATATCCCGGTAATTTAGATGTTAAGGTGAGTTATATACTTACGGATGATAATGCACTACAAATTAATTATGAGGCAAGAACGGATAAGCCAACCTATGTAAACCTGACCAATCATTCTTTTTTTAACCTGAAAGGTGAAGGCGAGGGAACTGTAAACGACCATATAGTAATATTGAACGCAGATAAGTTCACGCCTGTGGATAGTGGATTGATTCCTACTGGAGAATTGATGAATGTAGCAGGGACTCCGTTTGATTTTAGAACTCCAAAAGCTATAGGAAAAGATATTGAAGTTGATTTTGACCAGCTGAAGTTAGGAAATGGATATGACCATAACTTTGTTCTTAATGAAGTGCCTAAAAACCGTGAGGGCTTAACATTTGCAGCTAAGGTAGTGGAGCCCAATAGTGGGCGCACATTAGAGGTATACACTTCTGAACCTGGGGTTCAGTTTTATGGAGGCAACTTTTTGAACGGATCGGATTTAGGTAAAAGTGGAAAACCTTATGTTCGTAGAGGCTCTTTTTGTTTGGAAACACAACATTTTCCTGACTCTCCCAATCATCCTGAATTTCCGAGTACGCGCTTAGAACCAGGAGAAACATATATTTCTTATTGTACATATAAGTTTGGTGTTACAGAAAACTAG
- a CDS encoding AraC family transcriptional regulator — MKVHPFQVPKPLHQNLIVQVDREFVFYNKLHQHAEIQLTLIVKATGKLIIGDSVHPFKDGDFFVIGSHSPHLFKNDRLDDMAHKISIFFTETTFGESFFALPDLEELQAFINASKEGFKVLGNRDAIHKAMITLPSLEKLDRFICFIQLLKNLINADKKTLTNFVYPKKIGSSQGERMRTIFDYVVTHFQNEIDLNMASSQVHMTPNAFCKFFKQHTNKTFFQFLIELRIEHACQLLNREADQLSILEISEQSGFTSISNFNRQFKKLKNVIPSRFVAQQKGIKPT, encoded by the coding sequence ATGAAAGTACATCCGTTTCAGGTACCGAAACCTTTACACCAGAATCTAATTGTACAAGTAGACCGCGAATTTGTGTTCTACAATAAACTGCACCAACATGCAGAAATACAACTTACATTAATTGTAAAGGCAACGGGGAAACTGATTATTGGTGATAGTGTTCACCCTTTTAAAGATGGAGATTTTTTTGTAATTGGATCACATAGTCCTCACTTATTCAAAAATGACAGATTGGATGATATGGCTCATAAAATTTCTATATTTTTTACAGAAACCACTTTTGGAGAATCGTTTTTTGCCCTGCCCGACCTAGAAGAATTACAGGCATTTATAAATGCATCAAAAGAAGGGTTTAAAGTACTAGGGAATAGGGATGCCATTCACAAAGCCATGATAACGCTTCCTAGTTTAGAAAAACTAGACCGTTTTATTTGTTTTATTCAATTGCTGAAAAATTTGATTAATGCTGATAAAAAGACCTTGACGAACTTTGTCTACCCTAAAAAAATTGGAAGCTCACAAGGTGAACGTATGCGAACTATTTTTGATTATGTGGTAACCCACTTTCAAAACGAGATAGATTTAAATATGGCTTCTAGCCAAGTACACATGACACCCAATGCTTTTTGCAAATTTTTTAAACAGCACACAAACAAGACGTTTTTTCAATTTTTGATTGAGCTTCGTATTGAACATGCCTGCCAGCTCCTAAACCGAGAAGCAGACCAACTTTCAATTCTGGAAATTTCGGAACAATCTGGGTTTACTTCCATTTCCAACTTCAATCGACAATTCAAAAAACTAAAAAATGTGATTCCTTCTAGGTTTGTTGCTCAGCAAAAAGGAATAAAACCTACTTAA
- a CDS encoding 4-hydroxyproline epimerase: protein MATSIFRCIDAHTCGNPVRVVAEGGPELRGSSMSEKRQHFLKEYDWIRKGLMFEPRGHDMMSGSIFYPPANPENDFGILFIETSGCLPMCGHGTIGAITIGIEEGLLRPKTPGEIRMETPAGLVKITYQQTDKKVDWVKLTNVKSYLAATDLTIKSSVLGELIFDVSYGGNFYAIMDPQKNFSGIQDFSAGKLVQLSKEIRDKINTEYPDTFIHPDDKTINGVSHILWTGKTISPEATARNAVFYGDKAIDRSPCGTGTSARMAQWYAKGKLKIGEAFVHESFIGSKFIGRVEEETVLNGMTAIYPSIQGWAKIYGHNTITIDDDDPYAHGFQVI from the coding sequence ATGGCAACTAGCATTTTCAGATGTATTGATGCACACACTTGTGGAAACCCTGTTAGGGTAGTTGCTGAAGGCGGTCCAGAACTCAGAGGTTCATCTATGAGTGAAAAACGCCAGCATTTTCTAAAAGAATATGACTGGATAAGAAAAGGGCTCATGTTTGAACCGCGAGGTCATGATATGATGAGTGGGAGCATTTTTTATCCGCCTGCAAATCCTGAAAACGATTTTGGGATTCTTTTTATTGAAACGAGTGGGTGCTTGCCCATGTGCGGTCACGGAACTATAGGAGCGATAACCATAGGTATCGAAGAGGGCTTGTTAAGACCTAAAACTCCAGGGGAGATACGTATGGAAACTCCAGCTGGTTTAGTAAAAATCACTTATCAACAAACTGATAAAAAGGTAGATTGGGTAAAGTTAACAAACGTAAAATCTTATCTGGCAGCTACAGATTTAACTATAAAAAGCTCGGTTTTAGGTGAATTGATATTTGATGTTTCTTATGGAGGGAATTTTTATGCCATAATGGATCCACAAAAAAACTTCTCGGGAATTCAAGATTTTTCTGCAGGCAAGCTGGTGCAATTAAGTAAAGAAATTCGTGATAAAATAAATACTGAATATCCGGATACATTTATTCATCCGGATGATAAAACCATTAATGGCGTCAGTCATATTTTGTGGACAGGAAAAACTATTTCCCCAGAAGCAACTGCTAGAAATGCCGTTTTTTATGGGGATAAAGCAATTGATAGATCTCCCTGTGGCACAGGCACTTCTGCAAGAATGGCTCAATGGTACGCCAAAGGAAAGTTGAAAATAGGGGAAGCATTTGTTCATGAGAGCTTTATAGGTTCAAAATTTATCGGCCGTGTAGAGGAGGAGACCGTTTTGAATGGGATGACGGCAATCTACCCCAGTATTCAAGGGTGGGCCAAAATATACGGTCATAATACAATTACAATAGATGATGATGACCCTTACGCACATGGGTTTCAGGTGATATAA
- a CDS encoding GNAT family N-acetyltransferase, which yields MRKSIILEKNMVKLIPLEKKHTQALWPVAQQVDLYQYGSNDVSTQEKLEAYIVTALDETKQGKAIPFAIYNTSTNTCVGSTRFGHIDEKNKVLHIGWTWIAPAVRGTGFNHQMKFLMLNNAFENMEFEKVEFRIDERNIRSRKAVEKLGATLEGILRKNVVTKSDFRRSSCCYGILKEEWAEIKQTNFKNYI from the coding sequence ATGAGAAAAAGTATTATTCTAGAAAAAAACATGGTCAAATTAATCCCCTTAGAGAAAAAGCATACCCAGGCGCTTTGGCCTGTTGCTCAACAAGTAGACCTTTACCAATATGGATCTAACGATGTTTCTACGCAAGAAAAACTAGAAGCCTACATAGTGACTGCTTTGGATGAAACCAAACAAGGAAAAGCCATACCGTTCGCTATTTACAATACATCAACCAATACATGTGTAGGAAGTACTCGCTTTGGTCATATTGATGAAAAGAATAAGGTGCTCCATATTGGATGGACGTGGATTGCACCTGCTGTTCGTGGCACTGGTTTTAATCATCAAATGAAGTTCTTGATGCTCAACAACGCTTTTGAAAACATGGAATTTGAAAAGGTTGAGTTTAGAATTGATGAACGAAATATACGCTCTAGAAAGGCTGTAGAGAAATTAGGGGCAACCCTAGAAGGCATATTAAGAAAGAACGTTGTCACCAAAAGCGACTTTAGAAGAAGCTCATGTTGTTATGGTATTTTAAAAGAAGAATGGGCCGAAATTAAACAAACAAATTTTAAAAACTACATATGA
- a CDS encoding PaaI family thioesterase, translating into MDGYKEKILKVCNESSKNTLMETLQIEYVDVGEDFLIGKMPVNSRVHQPDGVLHGGAMVALAESIGSMASYIFLDAQQFAIRGIEISANHVKSVRDGAVFAKATILHKGRTTQLWDIKITNEEGKLVSFCKLTTIALPKKI; encoded by the coding sequence ATGGATGGCTACAAGGAAAAAATACTGAAGGTCTGCAACGAATCTTCAAAAAATACACTCATGGAAACCTTACAGATTGAATATGTAGATGTGGGCGAGGATTTTTTGATAGGAAAAATGCCGGTTAATTCCAGAGTTCATCAACCGGATGGCGTACTTCATGGTGGTGCAATGGTTGCCTTGGCAGAAAGTATTGGTAGCATGGCTTCCTATATTTTTCTTGATGCCCAACAATTTGCTATACGTGGTATTGAAATCTCTGCAAACCATGTAAAGAGTGTACGTGATGGAGCGGTTTTTGCTAAAGCCACTATTTTGCACAAAGGCAGAACTACTCAATTATGGGATATTAAGATTACAAATGAAGAAGGCAAATTGGTCTCGTTTTGCAAATTAACGACCATTGCATTACCAAAGAAAATTTAA
- a CDS encoding chorismate-binding protein, whose amino-acid sequence MPLDFFQKIESQLENKLPFVAYRKPNEEMVNTIFQKDNQLHHLHDYTETGFVFAPFDSDSPAVLLKLDEVFSSTDLSIVTKEIFQEHAEEVDVEQKSLHLNLVKKGIAEIKAGSFDKVVLSRNIEVDSETPPLSLFKTLLHQYKRAFCYLWYHPKVGLWLGATPEILLTMQNRQLTTMSLAGTQNYANDENPQWGNKELEEQQLVTRYILNALNGKISNMKQTPTETVQAGNLLHLRTKISGNVRQENLKAIIEALHPTPAVCGMPKLETKAFILAEEKYNRQFYTGFLGELNFKEERSRNNRPRNTENSVYRSISKSTTLFVNLRCMQVINDKIKIYVGGGITKDSDPEKEWKETVAKSKTMLKVIIATE is encoded by the coding sequence ATGCCATTGGATTTTTTTCAAAAAATTGAATCTCAGTTAGAGAATAAATTACCCTTTGTAGCGTATCGTAAGCCCAACGAGGAAATGGTTAATACCATTTTTCAAAAGGACAATCAGTTACATCACTTACATGACTATACAGAAACGGGTTTCGTTTTTGCTCCTTTCGATTCAGATTCACCTGCCGTACTTTTAAAGCTAGATGAAGTTTTTAGTTCGACTGATTTATCTATTGTAACTAAAGAAATATTTCAAGAACATGCTGAAGAAGTTGATGTAGAACAAAAAAGTCTTCATTTAAATTTAGTAAAAAAAGGCATAGCCGAAATTAAAGCCGGTAGTTTTGATAAAGTTGTACTATCACGAAATATAGAAGTTGATTCCGAAACACCACCTCTGTCCTTATTCAAAACTTTGTTACATCAATATAAAAGAGCATTTTGCTACTTGTGGTACCACCCCAAAGTTGGCTTGTGGCTTGGGGCAACACCAGAGATTCTACTGACCATGCAGAATAGACAGTTAACCACTATGTCGTTGGCAGGAACTCAAAACTATGCGAATGATGAAAATCCGCAATGGGGAAATAAAGAACTAGAAGAGCAGCAATTGGTAACGAGATATATTCTTAATGCACTCAATGGTAAGATTTCAAATATGAAACAAACGCCAACGGAAACTGTCCAAGCAGGTAACTTATTGCATCTGCGTACTAAAATATCAGGAAATGTAAGGCAAGAAAATCTTAAAGCCATTATAGAGGCGTTACACCCAACACCTGCTGTTTGTGGAATGCCTAAACTAGAAACCAAGGCTTTTATTTTGGCTGAAGAAAAGTATAACCGCCAATTTTACACTGGGTTTTTAGGTGAATTGAATTTCAAGGAAGAAAGGAGTCGTAATAACCGCCCAAGAAATACAGAGAATAGTGTCTATCGGTCCATTTCTAAGAGCACAACACTTTTTGTCAACTTACGTTGTATGCAGGTAATTAATGATAAGATTAAAATCTATGTTGGTGGCGGAATCACTAAAGATTCGGATCCTGAAAAAGAATGGAAAGAAACGGTAGCTAAAAGCAAGACCATGCTTAAGGTAATAATAGCCACCGAGTAA
- a CDS encoding alpha/beta hydrolase yields MDYSENTVSYTSTNSYVTLNKLTDQTKNVWIVLHGIGYLSRYFLKYFNNLPPEDNYIIAPQAPSKYYLNNKFRHVGASWLTKEATQQETQNVLAYLDGVLAAENFSEDCNFIVFGYSQGVSIATRWIAKRKIKCNHLVLYAGSIPNELTALDFDFLKENQTKITTLVGDTDEYLTKDRRTSESKKIIDLFDEKAEQIFFEGGHEIKKELILNLIS; encoded by the coding sequence ATGGATTATTCTGAAAACACGGTGTCCTACACCTCTACAAATAGCTATGTCACACTCAATAAGCTTACGGACCAGACTAAAAATGTTTGGATTGTATTGCATGGTATTGGTTATTTAAGTCGGTATTTTTTAAAATATTTTAATAATTTACCTCCAGAGGATAACTATATTATTGCTCCACAAGCACCTTCAAAATACTACTTAAACAACAAATTTAGACACGTAGGGGCCAGCTGGCTTACCAAAGAAGCTACACAGCAAGAAACGCAAAATGTCCTAGCCTATTTAGATGGTGTCCTTGCGGCAGAAAATTTTTCTGAAGATTGTAACTTTATTGTATTTGGATACTCACAGGGCGTTTCTATCGCTACCAGATGGATTGCTAAACGAAAAATAAAATGCAATCACTTGGTATTATATGCAGGGAGCATACCCAATGAGTTAACTGCTTTAGACTTTGACTTCCTAAAGGAAAATCAAACAAAAATCACGACTTTAGTGGGTGATACCGATGAATATTTAACTAAAGATAGAAGAACATCCGAGTCCAAAAAAATAATAGATTTATTTGATGAAAAAGCAGAGCAAATCTTCTTTGAAGGGGGCCATGAAATAAAAAAAGAACTTATACTGAATTTAATTTCATGA